One window of the bacterium genome contains the following:
- a CDS encoding DegT/DnrJ/EryC1/StrS family aminotransferase has translation MEIKWSKTGTIYDKKELDALLNTTKAMFVFKGKMPKKYYSRSEFQRKFAEYTGAKYAVAVTSCGTALDTATKVLGIKEGDEVITTPQTFAATSLSVLREGGRVVFSDIDPRTFNLDPSKIEEKITPRTKAIYVVHYAGLSVDMDPIMEIAKRHNLYVVDDAAHAIGAEYKGRKIGSIGDMTCFSFQYSKNMTTLGEGGMLTTNNDEFAKKIEEFISFGYDRTNPSVLSSYDIVEMGSNYRMSPGQAAVGYMQLDKVDKLSNQRRKIAYYLNKKLEKIRGVIPPYEPKDCKHVYYNYTVLFEHDKIGLKAYQVKKILMEKYKISTVIMYQPLYHFTLFKKLGYNGDNTPITENICCNQLLNLPIHPTMKKNELDYMVSAIKKICHT, from the coding sequence ATGGAAATAAAATGGTCTAAAACAGGAACTATTTATGACAAGAAAGAACTGGATGCCTTATTAAATACGACTAAAGCAATGTTTGTATTTAAAGGCAAAATGCCAAAAAAGTATTATTCAAGAAGTGAATTTCAAAGAAAATTTGCTGAATATACTGGAGCGAAATATGCTGTTGCAGTTACTTCCTGTGGAACTGCACTAGATACAGCAACAAAAGTTCTTGGAATTAAAGAAGGAGACGAGGTTATTACTACTCCTCAAACTTTTGCAGCTACTTCTCTTAGTGTTCTAAGAGAAGGAGGTAGAGTTGTTTTTTCTGATATTGATCCCAGAACGTTCAATCTTGATCCATCAAAAATAGAAGAAAAAATTACGCCCAGGACAAAAGCAATATATGTTGTGCATTATGCTGGGTTATCTGTTGATATGGATCCTATTATGGAAATCGCTAAACGACATAATCTGTATGTTGTTGATGATGCCGCCCATGCAATCGGTGCTGAATACAAAGGTAGAAAGATAGGATCAATAGGAGATATGACGTGTTTTAGTTTTCAATACTCAAAAAATATGACTACTCTTGGAGAAGGAGGTATGCTTACTACTAACAATGATGAATTTGCTAAAAAAATTGAGGAATTTATCAGTTTTGGGTATGACCGTACAAATCCTTCTGTATTGAGTTCTTATGATATCGTTGAGATGGGTTCAAATTATCGAATGTCCCCTGGCCAAGCTGCTGTAGGGTATATGCAATTAGATAAAGTCGATAAATTAAGTAATCAACGTAGAAAGATTGCTTATTATTTGAACAAGAAACTTGAAAAAATTAGAGGAGTAATCCCACCTTATGAACCCAAAGATTGCAAACATGTATATTACAACTATACAGTACTATTTGAACATGACAAGATTGGATTAAAAGCATATCAAGTAAAAAAGATATTGATGGAAAAATATAAAATTTCAACAGTAATTATGTATCAACCATTGTATCATTTTACGTTATTTAAAAAACTGGGATATAACGGAGATAATACACCAATTACTGAGAATATTTGTTGTAATCAGTTATTGAATTTACCTATTCATCCTACAATGAAAAAGAATGAATTGGATTATATGGTTAGTGCTATAAAAAAGATATGTCATACCTGA